The DNA segment CACAGCCTCATCTTCATTCGCACGGATTATGGCGTCACTCAGTTGCTGATACATTTCCCGGGTCAGCGCATTCTTCTTCTCGGGGCGGTTGATAACGAGCTGGAGTACGCCATGGGACTGCTGACTTTCAATCATTGAACTGTCCTTATTGAGAAAATTCTGGTGCCTCTGCATAAAACATCCTATTGCAAAAGCCCGATCTTGTGATAGATTCAGAAAATAAAAATTCACCCTGCAGTCGTTAGTTCTGCACAGTGAAACAACAAGAAGCATCACAACAACAACGAATAATGAGGCACAGTCATGAATATCCTCGCCAAAACACGCAAATCCCTGATCGTTTACGCGTCTGCCCTTACCCTCGGAATTTCAGCTGCCTTGAGCGCCGCGCCTGCCGCCGCCCAGGAAACGTTCACATGGAGAGTGCAATCGCACTGGCCAGGCGCCAGTAGCTCCTATACAGACAGCCTGGTAAGGCTGCAACGAGTTCTGGACGAGCGCACAGACGGGCGTTTGAAACTCAAGCTTTACGAAGCCGGCGCGCTGTTCAAGGCCCAAGACACGTTCAACGCTGTAAGCCGTGGCATTCTGGAAATGGGCACAATCTCTCCGTCTTATGCTCAAGACAAAGTTTCTCTTGCAGGCATTGCCTCCGGTTTGCCCTTTGCATTCCGTAACGTGTGGGAAGCTGAATACTTCCATCAGGGTATGGGTTTTGAGCAGATGCTTCGTGATGAAGCGGCAGAACACGACGTTTACTGGGCGACCGATAAGGTGTATCCCACTGAAATGGTGATCAAAGAGCCGATCAATAGCTGGGACGATTTTACCGGTCTGAAGATCCGCTCCTCAGGTGTTCTGCAAAAGTTCCTGACCGAAGCGGGTGCTGCAGCATCTTATATTCCAGGCAGCGAACTTTACTCCGCGCTTGACTCAGGCATTGTTGACGGTGCCCATTGGGGTGCCGCTCAGGGTGCCTCCAGCATGGCTCTGTATGAAGTGGCCAAGTACCACGTTCAACCAGCCCTGAACATCGCGGGCACTGATGTCATCATTGTCAGCATGAAGGCACTGAACAAATTGCCAGAGGACATGCAAAAGATCGTCAAAGATACACTCGATGAGCAATTCTGGGTTCGTACCAACGAATACCTTTATAAGGAGCGCATCACCCTGGCCAAGGTGATCGCCGAACAGGGCGTGCAGGTAAACGTTCTGCCGGATGACGTTCAGGACAAACTGACAAAAGCCGCACAGGCAATGTGGGACGAGGAAGGCGAGCGTAGCGACAACGCCAAGAAGGCGTTGGATATGCTGAAGGGCTATCTGACCGAACTCGGCTACCTCTAACCCACACGGTTAATGAAGTGACACAGGCCGGAGTCTTCGACGTCCGGCCTTTTTATCCCTGAAAATCCAACATCCTCCTGGAGAATGCAATGAGTGTGCTGACCGCATTCATAAGCGGGGTTACCCGTCTTAATGATTTTGTCGGACGCTGGGTAGCCCTACTCGTTTTCGCCATGTTCGCGTTCCTGCTGCTGGAAGTGGGCTTCCGTTATCTGCTTGACGCACCCACAGTCTGGACCAACGAGCTTACTCAAATGTTGTTCGGCGTTTATGCGGTAATGTCCGGAGGCTACATCATGGCTCATCGGGGCCACGTCAATGTCGATCTTCTGCACTCGCAACTATCGCCTCGCAAGCGGGCGTTTATGGACATCGTCACCTCATTGATATTTTTCATTTTTACTCTTGCTCTGCTGTGGTTTGGCATTGACATGGCCAGCGAATCCATCGCCAGTTGGGAGACCTCTTACTCTGCCTGGAACCCACCGATCTGGCCGGCCAAGCTTGCCATTCCTATCGGAACAGGACTGCTGGTACTGCAGGGCTTGGCAAAACTCCTTGAAGACATTGCCATTGCGTTCAACCTGGATTACTACCGCCCGGATCACAGCACTTCTAAAGGAGAGCAGTCGTGAGTATTGAAGTTCTGACCCTGCTGTTTTTTGGTTCGCTGTTATTCTTCCTGCTGCTGGGTTTGCCGCTGGCTTTTGTTCTCGGTGGCGTTTCGGTGATCTTCCTCTACTTCACTTGGGGATTTGACTCCTTCTATATGGTGGCCTCGCAGATCTGGGGCACCATGGGCAGCTTTACCCTGGTTGCGATTCCCCTGTTTGTTTTTATGGCCATGGTGCTGGAGCGCACCGGTGTCGCAAAGGACCTGTACCGGATGATGCATCTGTGGTTTGGCGGCCTGCGCGGCGGCCTGGCCATAGGAACCCTGCTTATCTGCGCCGTATTTGCGGCTATGGTGGGCATCAGTGGTGCAGCGGTGGTTGCCATGGGCACCATCGCATTGCCCTCTATGCTGGAGCGGGGCTATGACCGCAAAATGGCGCTGGGTGTCATCAATACAGGTGGCGGCTGGGGCATTCTGATACCGCCCAGCATTCTGATGATTCTCTACGCATTGATTACCGGGGTATCCGTAGGCCAGATGTTTGCTGCCGGCATCATGCCTGGCGTTCTGCTGATCGTAATGACCGTTACTTACATTCTCGTGCGCTCTACCCTTCAGCCGCACCTGGCACCGGCCCTGCCCCCAGGAGAGCGTGGCACCTGGCCCGAGAAGTTCCGTGCTTTAAGAGCCGTGCTGCTGCCCATCGGTGTTGTTTTCATGGTGTTAGGTTCCATCATCGGTGGCATTACCACGCCAACGGAAGCCGCCGCCATGGGCGTTCTGGGTTCGCTGATTTCGGCGGCCGTCTATCGCCAGTTTAAGTGGAGTATCCTGCAGGAAGCAGCTATCCGTACCTTCAAGCTTACGGGCATGATCATGTGGATACTGTTTGCCGCTCACGCGTTTAGCGCGGCGTACCAGAGCATGGGAGCTCAAGATCTGATAGAAGGCATGATGCAGCACATTCCCGGCGGTCCGTGGGGCATCATCATTGCAATGATGGTGATTATATTCTTCCTGGCCATGGTGCTCGACCCGGTTGGCATCATGCTGATCACTCTGCCGGTGTTCATGCCCATCGTAAAATCCCTTGGCTTCGATCCGATCTGGTTCGGCATATTGTTCGTGATCAACATGGAAATCGGCTATAAGACTCCGCCCTTCGGATTTAACCTGTTTTATCTAAAAGGTGTCGTACCGCCAAACATTACCATGAAGGACATCTACACCTCAGTCGTTCCGTTCGTCATCATCGAAATCATAGCCATTGGCATCATCATGGTCTTTCCAAAAATCGCTACCTGGCTTCCAGGCGTGTTTTTCTAACCCGCTCAATCATGAGCTCAACCTCACGTTCTGACGGTGTCGGGACGTGAGGTTCATAAACACCGACGTTATAAAAAATCTAAACGACTGAAAAACAACACCGCTTACTCATTATTTTGGAACCTCCTATGAATGCAATCAGCAAGCCTACGATGTCTCTGGTAGATGCCATTTTTCAGCGGCGCTCCGTCCGTGGTTTTTTGCCAAAAACGGTTCCTGAAGAAACCATGCGCGACGTGTTCGAACAGGCACAGCAAGCACCGTCAAACTGCAACACTCAACCTTGGTATACCGTGGTTGCTTCTGGCGATCTAAGAGACTCATTGCGAGATCAGTTTATCGGTCGGGCAATGGCGGGAACACCCTCTGAACCTGATTTTAGCTACGTCAGCAAATTTGAGGGCGTTTATCGCGGCCGGCAAGTTGACTGCGCCGCAGCACTGTACGGAGAAATGGAAATTGCCCGCGACGACAAAGCTGGACGTAGCCGAGCGGCGCTGCGCAACTTCGAGTTCTTTGATGCGCCACATGTAGCCTTTCTTTGCATGGATCGCTCTTTTGGCGCCACCATCGCAGTCGATGTCGGCATCTATGCCCAAACTCTGATGCTGGCAATGACGGCTCAAGGCATCAGTTCCTGTGCTATGGGTAGTTTGCGATCCCATCCTGACCTGGTTCGTACTGCCTTTGGACTGGAGGAAAACATCGGCGTGGTGTTTGGTATCTGTTTTGGTTACGACGACTCAGAGGTGAAGGCAAACAACACGCGCACTAGCCGCGTCTCTCTTGATGAGACGGTGGTATTCAAGGACCACTAATGTTGAACACCGAGCAGAGAAACGCTTGCTAGGCCCTCTCTGCTCGCTATTGTCAAACACCTCTTCCGGGTTACTATTCAGGGCATCCTTTACCACTTCTTTGTCTAACAAAAGGATCAGCCCCAGCGTGAGCGAGTTACTGGCCAACCTCGATATCCACCCTTTACGGGGTGATTTTTATGACGAGCTGCATTCTCGCCCGTTCCAGATACTTCCCTCGCCGGCACGAGTCAGCCACATTGCGGTGCTGACCAATCCTGAGCAACGCCAGAGCCAGTTCCAACATTTGCAAACTCTTCATACACTGCTTGGCCATGTTCCACCCCAGCAAGAAGTAGGCTGTTTTGAGCAAACCTTTGGTGACCTGCGGGTTAGGCGGGAAATGCATATGGAATTTGCCTCATACACGTTTGTGAATCTGGCCCCCAACCGGTCTGTACCTTTTTCCGAAAACGCCATTAACCTACTGCCAGAGGGCTGGCTTGCGGAATTAAGCGGCACCGTCATAGCCGCATTTCATCTGGATATCCAGAAAGGCAGTGCTGATAGGGCCCGCGAAAACCCTGACTACGTGCGTACACATTTCGAGGGTTTACGCCTTATAGGCAGCAGTCCGCAGGAGGGAGCCGCAAAGGTTTGGAGTACCTTCCAGCTGCACAGTGACGGCTTCGGGCGATTTATGGTGATAAATCACAAAATGTCGAACAGCCAGCTAGGGCGACTGACCCAGCGCCTGATGGAAATAGAAATTTATCGCTTGATGTCATTGCTGGCGCTGCCTGTCGCCCGCGAGATCACACCATCGTTAAATGATATGGATCAGCAGCTCGTACTGGTTACCCAAACGTTGGCAGACAATCAAGACGTAGACGAGCAGGCGCTGCTAACCCGGTTGACCTACATTGCCGCGCGCATTGAAGCCTTTCGCGCCCGCGCTACCTTTCGATTTTCAGCCACACGGGCCTATCACCAGCTGGTAATGACACGTCTGGACGAACTCAAAGAAGATGAACTGACTGGGCACCTTACCCTGACCGAGTTTTTGACACGGCGCCTGACACCGGCAGTAAAAACTTGCGAAGCCGTTGGCGAACGCCTCGAAGATCTGTCGAGGCGGGTAGACCGTGCCTCAGACATGATGCGAACGCGGGTAGAGCTGGCGATTCAAAGCCAGAATCAGCAGTTGCTGAGTTCTATGGATAGGCGTTCCAAAATTCAGCTAATGATGCAACACACCGTTGAAGGTTTTTCAGTGGTTGCGATTACCTACTATTTGATAGGGCTGCTTAAACTGGTGCTCGATTCCGTTTATGAAGCCGGTATTGTTTTCAACAAGTCTCTTGTTCTGGGCATCGCCATACCGGTCACTCTGGCGTTGGTGTACCTTAGCGTGCGTCTTGTTCACCACCACTTTATTCGAATGGCGAAAAATCAATGAAAATGGACGCTTACGCATCCTTGCTTGAAAAGCTTCTACCCATTGCGCACGACGCCGGCAACGCCATCATGAACATTTACGGCGGCAATATTGACGTGCGTACGAAGAGCGACGCATCGCCAGTTACAGAAGCCGACGAGCTGGCCGAAGCGCTCATTTTGCCGGCGCTGCAGGCACTGGACAGGGGAATTCCTATTGTCGCGGAGGAGCAGGCCGCCGCCGGCAATACACCAAAAACCGGCGACCGATTCTGGCTGGTAGACCCCCTGGACGGCACAAAAGAATTCATCAACCGCAACGGCGAGTTCACCGTTAACATTGCGCTGATTGAAAACGGCGTGCCGGTACTGGGCGTGGTTCTGGCACCGGCTCTGAAGCGACTGTTCGCTGGTGGCCTCGGGCTAGGTGCTTTTGTAGAGGAAAACGGCGAACGCAAGGCCATTCAGTGCCGCCCTGTGCCAGCGGCCGGGTTAACCGTTGTCGCCAGCCGCTCCCACGGCGACGAAGCCGCTCTGGCGCGATTTTTAGCCGGTGCCAAGGTCGCCAGCCAGACCAGTGCAGGCTCTTCACTAAAGCTTTGCCTGCTGGCCGCCGGTGAAGCGGATGTGTATCCGCGACTGGGGCCCACTATGGAATGGGACATTGCTGCCGGTGACGCTGTGCTGCGTGCAGCCGGTGGCCAACTGATTACCCTGGACAACAAGCCCATGGTGTACGGCAAGCCAAACTTTGCCAACCCGCACTTTTCAGCCTGGGGCTTACGGGCTGGGGACAGATTTTAAATCTGCCCCTTATCCTCAAAAAAAACCCGCTGAAATCACTCCCGGCGGGTTTTTTCTGTGCGCCAAACTGTCTTAGCCAAGGGACGCCGTGCGGATACGGTCCTCTTCCTCTATCTGCAAGTCTACTGACGACACTGCGTATTCATCGGCGAAACCCGATTCCGGCTCTTTCAGCCACATAAAGCACAGTAACCAACTTACAAACGCACCAACGGCAATAATGTAGAAAAACTGGGAGGGCGTCACAAAAGTGAAGATTGTCAAATAAACCACCGCACCTACGTTACCGTAAGCTCCGGCCATACCGGAAATCTGCCCGGTCAAACGGCGTTTTATGGACGGGATAATACCAAAGGTAGCGCCTTCAGCACCCTGCACAAAAAATGAGGTAAACACGGTCACGCCCACGGCCACAATCAGCGGCCAGCTGGAATTCAGCATACCCATGAGTGCAAAGCCCACCGCAATACCAAACATATAGCTGAGCATCACAAAGCGGCGGTTGCC comes from the Marinobacter psychrophilus genome and includes:
- the dctP gene encoding TRAP transporter substrate-binding protein DctP; translated protein: MNILAKTRKSLIVYASALTLGISAALSAAPAAAQETFTWRVQSHWPGASSSYTDSLVRLQRVLDERTDGRLKLKLYEAGALFKAQDTFNAVSRGILEMGTISPSYAQDKVSLAGIASGLPFAFRNVWEAEYFHQGMGFEQMLRDEAAEHDVYWATDKVYPTEMVIKEPINSWDDFTGLKIRSSGVLQKFLTEAGAAASYIPGSELYSALDSGIVDGAHWGAAQGASSMALYEVAKYHVQPALNIAGTDVIIVSMKALNKLPEDMQKIVKDTLDEQFWVRTNEYLYKERITLAKVIAEQGVQVNVLPDDVQDKLTKAAQAMWDEEGERSDNAKKALDMLKGYLTELGYL
- a CDS encoding TRAP transporter small permease subunit yields the protein MSVLTAFISGVTRLNDFVGRWVALLVFAMFAFLLLEVGFRYLLDAPTVWTNELTQMLFGVYAVMSGGYIMAHRGHVNVDLLHSQLSPRKRAFMDIVTSLIFFIFTLALLWFGIDMASESIASWETSYSAWNPPIWPAKLAIPIGTGLLVLQGLAKLLEDIAIAFNLDYYRPDHSTSKGEQS
- a CDS encoding TRAP transporter large permease, which codes for MSIEVLTLLFFGSLLFFLLLGLPLAFVLGGVSVIFLYFTWGFDSFYMVASQIWGTMGSFTLVAIPLFVFMAMVLERTGVAKDLYRMMHLWFGGLRGGLAIGTLLICAVFAAMVGISGAAVVAMGTIALPSMLERGYDRKMALGVINTGGGWGILIPPSILMILYALITGVSVGQMFAAGIMPGVLLIVMTVTYILVRSTLQPHLAPALPPGERGTWPEKFRALRAVLLPIGVVFMVLGSIIGGITTPTEAAAMGVLGSLISAAVYRQFKWSILQEAAIRTFKLTGMIMWILFAAHAFSAAYQSMGAQDLIEGMMQHIPGGPWGIIIAMMVIIFFLAMVLDPVGIMLITLPVFMPIVKSLGFDPIWFGILFVINMEIGYKTPPFGFNLFYLKGVVPPNITMKDIYTSVVPFVIIEIIAIGIIMVFPKIATWLPGVFF
- a CDS encoding nitroreductase → MNAISKPTMSLVDAIFQRRSVRGFLPKTVPEETMRDVFEQAQQAPSNCNTQPWYTVVASGDLRDSLRDQFIGRAMAGTPSEPDFSYVSKFEGVYRGRQVDCAAALYGEMEIARDDKAGRSRAALRNFEFFDAPHVAFLCMDRSFGATIAVDVGIYAQTLMLAMTAQGISSCAMGSLRSHPDLVRTAFGLEENIGVVFGICFGYDDSEVKANNTRTSRVSLDETVVFKDH
- a CDS encoding DUF3422 domain-containing protein — its product is MSELLANLDIHPLRGDFYDELHSRPFQILPSPARVSHIAVLTNPEQRQSQFQHLQTLHTLLGHVPPQQEVGCFEQTFGDLRVRREMHMEFASYTFVNLAPNRSVPFSENAINLLPEGWLAELSGTVIAAFHLDIQKGSADRARENPDYVRTHFEGLRLIGSSPQEGAAKVWSTFQLHSDGFGRFMVINHKMSNSQLGRLTQRLMEIEIYRLMSLLALPVAREITPSLNDMDQQLVLVTQTLADNQDVDEQALLTRLTYIAARIEAFRARATFRFSATRAYHQLVMTRLDELKEDELTGHLTLTEFLTRRLTPAVKTCEAVGERLEDLSRRVDRASDMMRTRVELAIQSQNQQLLSSMDRRSKIQLMMQHTVEGFSVVAITYYLIGLLKLVLDSVYEAGIVFNKSLVLGIAIPVTLALVYLSVRLVHHHFIRMAKNQ
- the cysQ gene encoding 3'(2'),5'-bisphosphate nucleotidase CysQ translates to MKMDAYASLLEKLLPIAHDAGNAIMNIYGGNIDVRTKSDASPVTEADELAEALILPALQALDRGIPIVAEEQAAAGNTPKTGDRFWLVDPLDGTKEFINRNGEFTVNIALIENGVPVLGVVLAPALKRLFAGGLGLGAFVEENGERKAIQCRPVPAAGLTVVASRSHGDEAALARFLAGAKVASQTSAGSSLKLCLLAAGEADVYPRLGPTMEWDIAAGDAVLRAAGGQLITLDNKPMVYGKPNFANPHFSAWGLRAGDRF